Genomic segment of Vulpes lagopus strain Blue_001 chromosome 7, ASM1834538v1, whole genome shotgun sequence:
TCGGAGCAGTAGACTGCAGGTCCATGGGACCCAGAATTTGTGTAGGAGGAATGTGACAGGAGAGGTGCAGAGCACCCACCTAGAAATCACCCCGCCTGAGCAAGAAGCCCCTATAGCGATAACAGTGCACCCAGTGGGGCCTGCCCCTTACAGTTGGTTGGGAAATAATACCTTAGAAATAACTATTTAAGAAATTAGTGCTTTAGGATTCTCATAACTAGTTATCTCTTGGTTGTTTAGAGGAAAAGGCAGAATGGGTTTTACTTAGAAatgtagtgtctttttttttgcctgtcaTTACATGCTGTGGCTTCCTAGAACAAAcaaccttttttgttttattcctagAGAAATAATACATGACACATGGGTGtttaatcacaaaataaaaatgtcaaactttatctttgaaacaaaataaatggctgagtattgtcttttctcatttattgtaaaatatgcTATCTACACTAAATCTTGGTAAGCATCCCACTCTCCAATCTTCTTGATATTTAAAACAGGTGAGTAATTAATTTCAGAGCTCGGTGCATTTCCTCTGTAAGAAATCATTTGCTTACTCACAATATATCCTAGAACCTAAACCTCAAAAGCTGTAGACTTTGCTAGATAAATATCTGCTGTTGTAATGGTGTTTTAAACGCCAGAGCTGcatttaaatattcttaattcttttcatttttataactgaGTGGctgaaaagatagaaaagaattgTAAAGAATATAGTCATCACACAACTCTCTCACCCTGTTTCTTCCTTTACAGAGTCGAAGTTCCCACACCTGACATGCTTTCTTTGTGTAGTGACTATGAGAaccagaaaggagaagaaattaaaaagtccTCCAAAGTTCTGAAGGGACTGCCCTGCAGGAGGGTGTATTTTgttgatttaatatatattaaatacatttttacaaaagtagttattcattcacttaaccaGCAATTTCTGAGCACTTAGTATATAGACCATGCCCTGGGAATACAATAATAAACCAGAGTCCAACATCATATCATTCTCACGGTACTCAAGCCCACCTGGAGGAATAGACGCAAGACAGGATCATGAAGATTGCCATGACTACTATAGTCAGAAAGAGCCTCAtggaggaagtggcatttgagtTGAAGCTTGAAGGATAAGAACAGAACACACATGGTAGAGCTGAggaagaatattccaggcagagcTTAGCAAGAACAAAGGCCTGGAGGCTGGAAATAGAAAGCAACCAATGTGACTGTAGGGTGGGTGGTAAGAGGGAGAGCAGAATATGAGCATAGTCTGAACCAGACCAGACTACATTTCCAAATGGAAACATGGTTCACATTTGAGGAAGCATCCCAAATTGAATTCCTCTATCCTTCCATGAGGTAAGGCTGAGTAATCTACCCCAGATTCCTGTGTGGGTGACTGTTAGTGGTCCATGGATGCTTGGAAAGTCTAGGTAATCTGCCCAAGGAGCATCGGTGTCCATTGATAGCATTTCTCTGCAACCATACTTGGAGATGGATACAAGGGTAGGTGACTCAAGATCAGCAGGTTGGGCCAGGATTTGACgcagagagaaaggaatgttAGTTCATCTGCTTTTCTCCAGACTTCAATATGTGGGGCTTTTCCAATAAACCACCAGGACCTATTTGAGATACCTTGAATGGTAGGTACCTAGCTTTGCCAAAGGAAGACCTTTGGCTCATGGGGCAAGGAAGCTCACTCTATAGCCAGCTGCAGAAGATGATGGGCTTCTAGCACTTCAGAGAACCTGGCAGCTGATGATTCCAGGgcttcctctgctctcccctctgtAGTGAGGCCTGAGCTGAATAACTGGAAGAACAATTGGAAAATAGACACTCAGACCACCAACTCCTAGCTTGACATTTCCCAAGAGGGGAAGATCATAGAGGACATCTACTGAAAATGTGGAATGTGCTGTGTGAAGTATGCCAGGGGCAGGCCTctctctgtaaagggccagaccataaatattttaggcttttctctttttttctttattaattatttttaaatcaaccctttaaaaggttaaaaagaatttttggttTGTAGGCCTTACAGTGGATCTGGCTAAGTGGGTTATAGTGGGTTGATATCTACACTGGGCTATATTGTCCCATCAAACATCAAACTTAAGCTCTGAGTAAGAATTTCTTTCAACCTTTACAAGAATCTTCTGAGGTAGGGCTTACATGACAACCCCAATcctatccccatccccatccttaTCTTACAGTTAGGAAATAAAAGGATGAGAGGccaagcaacttgcccaagtCCATATAGGTAGAAAGTGATAGAAGATTGGAACCCAGGTGGTCTGACTTCATGGCTTAATTCCCAACAACTGCTAACCACTACACTCTCCTATCCCCCACTGGTAACTGAACATATGGCTTTGTACAAGCCCACTTTTTCTGGGTACAGCCTCCATCCATCTGTACACCAAGAGGGACAGCGTAGTGTTTTCCTCAGTGTGAGTGGTACACTTGAGGCTATGGGAAATAATTTCCACACCTCATACACACGGCATTAAATAGTATTGTTCTCCACAAAGAGTAGGTGATTGCTTTTTCAAGTCTCTTTTAGGTCTTCCAATGATATTAGAGAGAAAGGTTCATTTTGATGCTGGTAGATCTTTGAAGTTTCTCTAGCATGTGccaatttccatttttagaagAGATTTCCATTTTTACGGAGCTTCAAGATGCAGGGTCCTCAGGAGGCAGTggtaactaactagaatttagtACCGCCATTGTATCCTCATTGTTACCTTCTATTTTTgctctcattatttttcttgccttttatgATTATctctatttatgtaaaatgttgGTGTTGCTATTGCTGCGATTCTCTTGTCCATTCCTGCATAGTTACAAGATGGCCTCAGAAGCTCTTGCCATCACACCCACCCTCAAATTGCAATAAGAGGGTAAGGGCAGATCTCAGTTACTTTTGCCTCCTGttaccagaaaagaaaatgaattctacaGGCATTGCATTGATCAGAACACATTGTGCGGCGACCTGTGGCAGTGCAGCAGGGAGAATGACGAAGTGGGTGTTTGGCTGGGTACATCGCCGCCCTGAACTAACCAGGGTTCTATCAGCAAGAAAAGGGCATCGCTACCAGACTCTGTAATAAAAGTCTTGCCATCAGCTGGCAGGCCTCTGTGACTTCTCCTTAGTATGTGCTGAGGACAGGTATGGAACTACAGAAAGATTTCGGGAAGTTGGCAGAAAGccaatttcatcttattttgctTGCTACCAAGATACCTCTCTTTCCCACAGTCTGCCACAACTCTGAAGGAACAACACACAACGAGAATGGCAATATTAGCAATGCGCTCCTACGGCACTGGTGAGAAAATCTTGAGTTTGTCCCACTGGTTAGTATGGCTCAAAGTGATAAACAACAGAATCCCCACTTTTCCAATCTCTAGTATGTAGACGATAAATTTTCTTAAGCACACACACCTCAGATACATGCCCCAGAAACCAGATTGGAAACCTTACAAAATCagagttttccttctatttcaaaAACCGCTTTCCACATTAATGGTTTGATTTGACAAGCATTTAGCAAAAGCTCACTGTTCCTCAGGCACCTGCCCATGTGCTGAGGATATAAAGGGGGAACTGGACCCATAGGGGGTGTATATCCTGGTGGGAGaggcaaacaaaaaacacacagggAAGGACAGCAGATTATGAGCTGAACCTGGGAGCCAGACTTCTGggctttaaaatgaattttgttgcttcctggctgtgtggccttaggcaaattacttgcatctctgtgcctcagcttccccatctatAACATAATGAGGGTCGATCAGAGTACCTGTCTCATAGGACTATAGTGAGACAATTTTCTGGCTCATAATGATAAGAATAGCCTCATCAAATGGCCAGGAAGCTAAGATATAGAcagtgtcttaaaaataaaaaatgggttcaggtcatgatctcagggtcctgagactgagccccacttcaggctccagcagggaatctgctggagattctcttaccctctgcccttcctctgctctctctcggGCGTGttaccactctctctctcaaataaataaataaataaataaataaatccttaaaaaataaaatataaaaaatgaggaTGACATTTAGTATCTGGCTGTATGTACTGCATGGCTTAATTCCCAGCAACTGCTTAAAATGGTGAATGGTAcgcagtaagtgctcaataaatgttagctgctacCCCATTTCAAGCCCTGAGTTTTGACTGGATGCTGTGCAGTGCTACATAATTTCCCTAAAGACACTAAGGAATCCTCCAGGCCAATTTTAATTGACACTGTTGCCatattctttctccttcagaCACCTGTTTAAAGGAATATTTGCATAAAGATGCATTTGTATGAGGTGGAGAATCTGGCCCCAGGCATGAAAAACACTGCTAAGATTTGGGAATGAAATATAGTAAGATGAAGGTTGCAATGCTTCACGGAGCTCAAGCGCTGAAGAGTGCAAAAAGCCTGAGAGTGCAGCTCCCTGGCATGATATCTCTTTCTTCCGCCCCCTCCTGGCCCATTCATTAGAATACCTGTGACTGGCTATTTTATCAGCATTTCCAATAAagtaaaaagggggaaaatacaGATCTGAGCTTTCATGGAAAGTATTCTAACTCTCACAACTAGAAtatctgccttaaaaaaatatggttttAAGATCTTTAACTTTTCCTTCGGCATCTCAGTACCCAACTGTTTGAAAAGCATCTTTTCTGGGGAATGACATTTCCTAGCACAATGTAACATATTAGTCTGTGCCGAGTGACTCAGTTcgatgtatatgtattttttttatgtcaAGTGACCCAAACTTACGTAGAACAAGTGGGCACCTGGTATCAGTTTGATGTCAGGGTTTTTCCAGGTTTGCAAGGGAGCTTTAAATACAGTGTGAATTCAAGTCATCTGCAAGCCAACTTGCAGCTCCTGTCAAGATGCTCCTATCCACAGTCCTTGCCTCTGTTCTGCTCCTCTGCTCTGTGGCCAGCCAGGAGTGTTTTAGCTTTATGGGGATCAGTGATGTCAGGTACCTCATTGACAAAGTGCAGGTAAGCTGCAGAGTCGGGCACCAGATGGGAAGGCAGCTAATGGAAATTTAGGTGAACTCACTTAAGGATGAAAAACTCACCACCCATGATGGGTTCTTGTCTTTCTACGTCCTTTAGAAACATCCCCCTTCAAGCTGCAGCTGCAGCGCCAATGTGAGtaaatgctcttttatttttttatttttattttttatttttattttttttattttatattttttattttatatttttttattcttttatttttttatttttatttttatatgtttgcaTCTGGCATCTTTACTCTGGAATTCTTCTTTTGCAGGTGACCGACTGTTTGTGTCTGCCCATTCCTTCTGTAAGTAGAACAAAACAATATACTCTTGACATCATATTCCTTCAaagttttcaagtaaaaataaatagctcCATGTGGcaattttaagtaagaaaatgtTTCTTGATTGAATTTTTACCCCTCAATATGTCCTTATAATAGCAGGCTCTTGAAATTCTATCCTCTATACCTTGCTTTATGCCTTCAGAAGTTTGCACACtattcaatgttttaaaaagaatcttgGATGCCTTTCTGGATTAGTGGCCATGTACACAATTAAATCAAACTGGAGCTGAGAATATAAGAATGTAACTTGTATTGTATTGCTTACTGATTTCCTAAAACTCTAGGATTGcaaaatgagtaagtaaaattaacgctttttttcctcttgcataAACTATCCCTGTGCTAtaccttctcccttcttcccccccTTCCaatctgttgggtttttttttttagttgatttaGGGTGGCTGTTGCACAGTTTGAATGCTGGGAGGTTAGGGTGTCTCAGGTAGACGGAAAGTGCAAAGGGCTCCCAGAGGGTCATTCCTCACATAAGCAAAGAGGAAGTATGGAAGAAATTCTCTGGTTTCCTACCCTAGCTGGGGTCAGATATATCACACCCCATCGGGGCACATCCACTAGATGAGACAAGTGTGAGGCACCTGCTGAGGAGGAACCAAGCATCCTGTAGCCCAGGCCAGCCCTTCAGTTTATGGTCTATGATTTTAGCTACTGCTGAGACACTGGCTCTATCCAATTGGCACATCCCATCAGACTGGTGGGAATTCCTTTCTCTCTACTTTGGAACTTACTTTTATAAGACATGGAACAGAACATTAGGTGTAAAGGAGACTAGAATTAGTTGTTTTCCAGCATCCACAAGCTTTATGTTCCTTGGGTGGAGCATACTGGAAATCTCCAAGGAGTGTCACTGCTGAAAAATGCCCTTGCCTTGAAATGCTGAAGATCATTTCCTAGACCAAAAAGGGACTTGTCTAAAAATAATACCCAGTTTAGGCTACATTGGTTAAATGAAAATAGTGCCTGAAAGTGTTCTCTTTATGATTCTTCTCAAAGTGGTCCTCAGAGTGTTTCtttcaataaattctttttatttaccaGGACAACTGCACCACACCATGCTTCCAAGAGGGTCTGTCCCAGTTGATCAACTCCACAGTGGGAGCAAGATACCTTCTGATTTTCAATCGAGTAAAAAGAACAGTCCAAGACCTAAAGAACAAGTGCAAggtgaatttgtttttatttgtgataTGCTCTACTTAGTTATTTTTATGTGAAGGTCAATGACAACTCTATCTAAATGAAGAAGGATGATAAAGTTGGAACTGGTAGTTCAAAGTCAATAAGAGTCCCCTAAGAAATTTACTCAGAATGACACAAAGTGAGATCCACCCTGCTAGCCCATTATtccttctagttttaaaaaaatacccatgtTGCCATTTACTTCTTTCCACTTTATTGAATAATGAAAGAATCTGTCCTGATTGTAATAAGAAGCTTCAATCTAGAGGATCAGAGCTGTGCCTCAAAGGTTACTAAGTTATGCTAGAAATTCAATTCACTAACAGGGTGTTTGTTGTGGcctataaaaagattttttttttttttttttttttgattggctAAGAAGGTGCAAACACTCATATCCAGAGGGAGGCTTGCCATTTGCCTTAAGCACCTACTGGCAAGTTCTCTTCATCAGCATATGCCCTTGTCCCTGGAGGGAAAGGGGGGCATGACTCTTTGAGAATTAGCACCTCCACGTGTGTCCACAGAAGGCTGAGAGCTCTTCACTCAGCTACTTAACTGAGCTACTTACCATCAACAGCATGTAGTCTAAATGCTTAATATTTACTGTTTCATTACaataacattccttttttttttacaataacaTTTCAATAACAAGTGTTTCAATGATCATTTATTACCCTCACTTTATTAGAGGAGGAAAGCGATGCTCAGTGAGGTTACCCCATTTGCCCAAAGCTAGATACTTAATAAGTGGCAGAGTTGAGATTGGAACTCTGGTCCATCTGACCCCAATGACTCTCTTAGCCAAAGTGCTACTCAATGACCTTGGAAGGATGACCAAACAGGATAATAAAACGTTGGGACTCAAAGAATCCTGAGAAAAGTTCTCTTCTAGTGAGGAGATTTAGGACCATTTGATAGGTatctgtgtttatgtgtgtgtgtgtgtctcacccCTGAGATTGTAGCACAAAGTCTGCCACCTACACTGGCTATACAACATGCTAGCCCTGGACCTCTCCATGCATTTGCTCTGTCTCAAGCCCCTGCTGTCTGTacaacccaccccaccccacctcgcCCCACTGCACCCCCACTCCACCTCTCCCAGGGCTGCAAGTAGGGTGGTTCCTGGTCCATACTATTTTAGTCACTGTCTTTGTTAACTCTTCTCCCCACAGTATTTCTCCTGTGAACAGCCATGTAACCAAACCACAACAGGCAACACGCTGACGTTTCTGAGGAGTCTCCAg
This window contains:
- the IL9 gene encoding interleukin-9, translating into MLLSTVLASVLLLCSVASQECFSFMGISDVRYLIDKVQKHPPSSCSCSANVTDCLCLPIPSDNCTTPCFQEGLSQLINSTVGARYLLIFNRVKRTVQDLKNKCKYFSCEQPCNQTTTGNTLTFLRSLQEIFQKKKGVTV